TTACCAAACACCTATGGCACAATTCAATACCAAGTACAAAAGAGTACAATATGCACGTGCATAGCAGACTATTtgaaaatgggccaaaaaaaataaaatctatttttattcacaatagattTGATTTAAAAGACCTGCCCCTCACACTCTCAGAGGAGACCGCATGTGGTCCCCTTCCCCCTCATCTTTTATAGATGACTCTTTTATCACAGGTATCTGCTGTCAGGCTCGTGGTGATGGGTGACAGGCAGAAAGGGGTATTTGTTAGCCACACCGCACAGTTTCCTCTCCTGTGCTGTAATTTGCTCTAATTGCGTGGAGTTTGTGCCACCCTGGCCCACACCACACTGAGACGGTCTCCTCATTATCCCAGCTCCCCTTCATTGATTGCACTGACCTCATCACTGGCTCCACATGGCAGGCGGCTCCTTCTCTCAGCTCCAATATGGATTTACAGTCTAAAATCAATCCACCAGTTTTAACCAGGCTTATCTGATCAGGAATGCTGGGGAAAAGGGGAAAGAAGGGAAGCTGAGCTCTGTCTGGTGTAGCGCACAGATAGTGAAAATAAATCCCATTAAGATGTTGGTGTGTAATTTATTTCAGGTTTAATGATGTTGCTGACGAAGCCTTGAAGTTCAAGatcgtactgtgtgtgtgtgtctatataaTCACTTATTGTATGATGTATACATAAGACTGACTTGGAATGAATCCAATGTCCATTTAAGCTGATGAAACACTCTGCTGGATTGTAAAAGGGggcatttttaatatttaattgtcATGTTGATGACCATATGTCATGTGATTTCTCTAATAGGCACCCAGTTTGTAAAACTTAGGTGCTTTTTAGAATTGTAAGCAGGTACAGTTTAATTCCTCCATCTTTTTCCATCACTGATTCATCAgtgatctattttttttatttttttttattttattagtagtGTTTAGCTTTGCTAAATGTTTCATGGACTGTTGTCCAACAATCAGTTTACACTAGCTGAGAAAAACCGGCTATATTCTCAAATGTTTCCTTCCTTATTTTATCCAAATCAacatttcagggtttttaaatCAAACTCTTTGATGTTGGACTTAATTTTCTTAATCCAGTGTCATCAACTATGATGATGTCAAAGTAAAGCTTGTTAGCAGATCATATAACGCTTAGGAAAAAAGCACCTCCTTCACCCTGCAGGGGGCTTCAGCACTAATTCTGACTGGCTTATGTGAATCCAGGGAACAACTGCTTGATGCAATATAATATGTTTTTTGGAGCGTGCTGTGAAGTCCGTAGTCCTGCGGCAGCACCACAGCTCCCAGTCGGCTGAGTGTGGGTGGAGGCGCAGGGCTCCTCTCGTCCCCATATCTGTGAGTcatcccatcactggatcattAATCTGTCTGACCTCCGCATTTTCGTAGTGAGAGGAGGAGTGCTAATGATGAAAACAGGCTATGTCACTCACTCGATTTTAGcacacatccacagacacacagttaTACTCTCGCTCGGGCAAACACAAAGCCGATCCTCCCCTCCCCCACCTGTAGCCTTCAACACAAGGGCCTCCGTCTTCAGCCCTGTGAAGCCTACATCCACTTAGGCCCAATCCTCACCTCAAACACTCAGATCTGGGCACCGCACCATCAAGACGGATGAAGTTCAGCTCAGCCACAAGAATTTGGTTAtactcctttttcttttctgcctcACTCTCCATGTTTTATGCCTCAGAAACTCTCCATCTGTTGTATAGAGGCATGCAAGGAGGAAAGCCATAATTTGGGCCATGCTTATAGGCGCTGCATGAGCACCCAAGCCATTGTGTGGTTTGCTGCAATGGAGAAAGGAAGGGaagagagtgaaagagacagataGCAGTAACCTGTGATATTACACTGCAGGGGGTGAGGGATTAATGGCAGAGGAGGTCTCTTTGTGATATGGCTCAGTAGGGTATACTTTGGCTCCCGCTCTTCTTTTTCCTGTGGCTTTTTCTTGCCACAATAGTAACAGCTATTTCTTCCAAGATTAGAAACTAGGCCCTGGTGTGTAAGGAAGGTGCTGCCGAAGCTGCGCCTATGCCAAGTAACATGTTACGGGGGGTTTGAATACTAATATTGAGGTGCTGTATGTTGCTGTAAGTACAGTATGTTTACTGATTTGTGCATTGTTTGTCCAACACAACAAAtagaagttttatttatatgtgaGGACAATAGtaaccaaaaacaaagaaagaaaggtggGGGAGGCTTAGATGTCCTTTGCATCCCCCCTTCCATCTTGGCAGGCTAATTGATTTGTCAGCTTTAAAAGCATCGGCTCTCGGACCTCTGGTGTAGCCTTCCATTGATTGTTGCATTTAGATCAGTGGCCATTTAATGCAGAATCACATCTTGTTTGCTGGCTCTGTGATAACCCCTCACAGGAGATTGAAACGATTTCTGGAGCACCCGACCTCTGACTTTCCCATTATATACCTCACGTATATGGCGTGGCACCGAAACTCGTAATATTAGTGTCTCTAATCCTTCTGATTTTAACATGTGTGATTTTTAACATGTGTGACATGACATATGTCTCAAATTCTTCAAACACAAAGTTGTGTTTGTGGCTTTTCTGCTACAATTAGGTGTATGTGGTGTAAAAGCGATGGTGTTTTCTTATATGTGACATCTGTAAATAATTTAATCaaattgtctcttttttttttttttttttaactcaagaatagaaaaaagtcatttttatttctaaaggCATGGAAATGGAGCTGTAACGCAAGCATGTTCCTTTGTTCTTTTGCAACAGTGTTTACTTTCTTCAGGACATTGAGTCCTGAGGAATTTCATCACAGCTTGTCATTATTCCACTCACGGCACCCAGCAGCTGGCAAATTCAGTTTTACCCTTTGATAATGTGGAAAATCATTAAGTATTCATAAGCACATATCCGTTTTTGTGTACACATACATGCACGCATCCGTGTTttcatgtgcttttttttttatgttttcttctgCTGCATTGTTTCTGCACCGTAAATCAATTAGGACGGTTGTGCAATGAGTTATTACACAGACTGCTTGTGTTATCTGTAGCTATAAAAGGAACGCTGAATCCCTTTTGGGATTCACACAGACTAAAGTAAACATGTTAATCCCATTGAGCAGCCCCtcttctgtttcatctgataAGGGACCAGATTCACCTCTGCATGCATCCGAATTTAAAAAGTGTGCGTCTGTGTTAGCGCTTGTGGTTCCGGCGCATGTGAATCATTTTGTGTGATGGGCGTATGTCTGTGGTCCCAAACTCTGTCGCAGAGAAGAGGAATGTCCCCAGCAGTAGGTGGGTGGGCCGCTAGTGGTGTAAAATGATTGAGTGGCAGTTAAGGCGAGCCTTTACAGAGAGCCAGGAGGAATGCCTGATGTAGATGGTGGATTCCAAGGCTGTTGCTGTGGTAACAGAGGGACTGGAGGTATTGCTTGCCGAGCAGAGGATTTTTGGGGGGGTGGGTGGCTTACTTAAGGATTCTGAGCATGAGTGGGAGCGTCTGCCTGCCCTGAGCCCTGCCGTTCCACTTGCGTAATCTACTGCAAGAGAAGATCAATGAGGATTTAGTGCTCGATTGTCATCTTCACTTCTAAAATGCCAGCCAAGAATATAGGAGCAGCAAAAGTAGCAGTTTTAGCAACAGCAAAGTGGAGCTCAGTGGGAAGAAGTGATGCCGCGCACACCTAACTTAAGCAGATGATTTCTCTTGCTCTTCGTCTCCTGCtcaatcttctttttttttttcttttctttttttaccaaCTTCCTGTTCTCACAGCTCTTGGATCTGGcctaaattaaaaatgaaaaaacaaattgcTCTAAACTTGCATGTATACACACTTTATATTACAAATGTAGCTTGAAGCATTGCACATTTAAGATGGATACTTAATTGATCCCACAAGGGAAATTATTGTGTTACAGCAGCaggataaagaataaaaatggcaCAGCCTACAATTAACAACAGATGCATATACTGTTATGTATGTATAAATTTTGTATAacagtcatttttaataaaacaatgaaaattaaataaacatgaGGTTACattaaagaagagagagagatattAGTGCAAATCGCATTAACAAGTAATATGTAAAGTGTAAATCTAAGAAACATACTTTTACAGTTTTCTGTACCATCAGATGTTAAATAACCTGAACAGCAAATGTGTTCATTCACACCTAACTATGGCTATGCAGGAGTTCTCTTTTGTCACACAAACCAGCAATATGAAGTTACTATTAATTGACCTGGCATATTAAAGAAGACTAGACCTGGTTAAACAGCAGCAAAACTGGAAGTTTCCTCttaaaaaacatgattaaaaatatttctgagCATCCAAAAGTTCTAGGAAATGTTTTATGGAATGCAAAACTACTTTTGTCTACATTTTCATAGTTTGTTATAACAttgctctcctctctctcctgtaaGGTTCTCCGTACTATGACAATGTGAGGCCCTTGTGCTACAGTGACTCAGATgcagttttgctgtgttttgacATCAGCCGCCCAGATACTGTGGACAGCAGTCTGAAGAAGGTAATGACTTAAGGTCACTTTACTTCAAAGTCCTATTCTCTCTTGTAGCCTACTGTGACTCCAAAGTGTATTAACAGACTATTTGTCACCATACACCAACTGATCACCTTTTTGGGTCCACAGTGGAAAACTGAAATTCTGGACTTCTGTCCAAGCACACGTATTTTACTCATCGGCTGTAAGACCGACCTTCGCACAGATGTCTGCACACTGATGGAGCTGTCCAATCAGAAGCAGACTCCAATCACCTATGAACAGGTgagacaaaagaaacaaacgaagatccatgtgtgtgtgtgtgcagattttTACACATATGCCTTTCCTGTAACACCCCGTCCCAAAGGACTTGTCTCCACACTATATCACAGGAAAAAATTAAACGGCACCATGGAAGAATATCATGAACAGTATCGGTTATTGCTTCATTTATTGCAGGGTTCTGCTATGGCTAAGCAGCTGGGTGCAGAGGCTTATCTCGAGTGCTCGGCGTTCACCTCGGAGAAGAGCATTCACAGCGTATTCCGCACCGCTGCGATGGCCTGCATCAACAAGCTGCAGCCTCTCCCGAAGCCCAGCCCCACCCGACGCCTCTCCAAAAGACTTCTTCACCTGCCCAGCAAGTCAGATTTGATCTCCACCACCTTCAAGAAGGAGAAGGCCAAGAGCTGCTCGGTAATGTGAGTGGAGACCTCTTGGGTTACAGTCCTCACATTAAACCCACATCCCCTGCGTCTTTGGTCTCGGGGAAGGGGGGGTGGGCACGATGGTTTTATCAGGGTTACCTGCT
This region of Maylandia zebra isolate NMK-2024a linkage group LG20, Mzebra_GT3a, whole genome shotgun sequence genomic DNA includes:
- the rnd1b gene encoding rho family GTPase 1b; protein product: MKERRNTQPLVVRCKLVLVGDVQCGKTAMLQVLAKDCYPETYVPTVFENYTACLELEEQRVELSLWDTSGSPYYDNVRPLCYSDSDAVLLCFDISRPDTVDSSLKKWKTEILDFCPSTRILLIGCKTDLRTDVCTLMELSNQKQTPITYEQGSAMAKQLGAEAYLECSAFTSEKSIHSVFRTAAMACINKLQPLPKPSPTRRLSKRLLHLPSKSDLISTTFKKEKAKSCSVM